Proteins encoded within one genomic window of Humulus lupulus chromosome 1, drHumLupu1.1, whole genome shotgun sequence:
- the LOC133787845 gene encoding protein ALTERED PHOSPHATE STARVATION RESPONSE 1-like encodes MGCVASKLEEEEVVSICRERKQKLKLAVDKRHALAEAHWRYSQALFAVSAAIKLFVARHSSPSSPFLITFPPPCSSSSSPPCENQNVITNPMFLQQMPSESTCETVDCGSCASSTSSSDSEEQEEEDEEEEVREVIREPERREELHQPCGYFYMQMPPPSMPSPQRDFGWDFFNPFDNVNRPEVISGYRHNLDDDVLRVVREEEGIPELEEEENKVVVAEDKDEKRVENGTVNEVAKIDETSVNQVEPKGLTVIDTPVEGRELLEALKDIEDYFIKAYESGKDVSRMLEANMVQMQSGLEEIKENSTKLIQSARHRSIISKPSSCKSLVASSSKSSSSWTEFRNDLFDDYGGMASGSHSLTLGRLYAWEKKLYEEVKAGDSTRKLYEKKCSRLRNLDVRGDDELTMDKTRATVKDLYARILVAIRSAESISIKIEKLRDEELLPQIVELLKGLTRTWKILLESHETQNKILIEVKKFTCPAFGKFSNESHWMATVQLQAELHNWRACFVEYVAAQKAYVEALHGWLTKFIVPEVEFYSRSKGSAVSCRVNGPPLLMICHDWLASIEKLPEKSVAFALRSFTKDVKALLVQQGQEQLQKRKVDSLAKELDRRVLAFQKTEGRFLESKFIEHKESDAENPNEYLNEKKDQLDMLRRRLDVEKEKHHNLMLETQRITLNGFQTGFCTVFESLIEFSKASQNMYNDLVTDSENSEKAGNMSYIEDTRVEQNNSKMTY; translated from the exons ATGGGTTGTGTTGCATCAAAGCTAGAGGAGGAAGAAGTAGTATCCATCTGTAGAGAAAGAAAACAAAAGCTAAAGTTAGCTGTTGATAAAAGACATGCTCTTGCAGAGGCTCATTGGAGGTATTCTCAAGCTCTGTTTGCAGTTTCAGCAGCCATAAAGCTCTTTGTCGCACGCCATTCTTCTCCTTCTTCACCTTTCCTCATTACCTTCCCACCACCTTGCTCCTCTTCTTCCTCTCCACCATGTGAAAACCAGAACGTGATAACGAACCCCATGTTCCTCCAGCAAATGCCATCTGAGTCAACCTGTGAAACTGTTGACTGTGGTTCATGCGCTTCCTCAACATCTTCTTCAGACTCCgaagagcaagaagaagaagacgaagaagaagaagtgaGAGAAGTAATAAGAGAACCAGAGAGGAGAGAAGAGCTTCATCAGCCATGTGGGTACTTTTACATGCAAATGCCACCACCTTCAATGCCATCACCCCAGAGAGATTTTGGGTGGGATTTCTTTAATCCATTTGACAATGTGAACAGACCGGAGGTTATCAGCGGGTACCGCCACAACTTAGACGACGACGTTTTGAGGGTGGTGAGGGAAGAGGAAGGGATTCCTGAACTGGAGGAGGAAGAAAACAAGGTGGTGGTGGCTGAAGATAAGGACGAAAAGAGGGTTGAGAATGGAACAGTAAATGAAGTAGCCAAGATAGATGAAACTAGTGTGAACCAGGTGGAGCCAAAGGGCTTAACGGTCATTGACACGCCAGTGGAAGGAAGGGAACTTTTGGAAGCTTTGAAGGATATTGAGGACTATTTTATTAAGGCTTATGAGTCTGGGAAAGATGTCTCCAGGATGTTAGAGGCTAATATGGTTCAAATGCAGTCTGGTTTGGAAGAAATAAAAG AGAACTCAACAAAACTCATTCAGTCTGCACGGCACCGATCCATTATATCTAAGCCTTCATCATGTAAGAGTCTAGTAGCATCAAGCTCCAAAAGTAGTTCATCGTGGACAGAATTTAGGAATGATCTTTTCGATGATTATGGAGGAATGGCTTCTGGAAGCCATTCACTTACACTAGGAAGGCTATATGCTTGGGAAAAGAAGCTCTATGAAGAAGTAAAG GCTGGAGATAGCACAAGGAAACTGTATGAGAAAAAGTGTTCACGCTTGAGAAACCTGGATGTCAGAGGAGATGATGAACTTACTATGGATAAAACTAGAGCTACAGTGAAAGATTTGTATGCCAGGATCTTGGTTGCAATTAGGAGCGCTGAATCAATCTCGATAAAAATTGAGAAATTAAGAGATGAAGAATTGTTGCCTCAGATTGTTGAACTGTTGAAAGG ATTAACTCGAACATGGAAGATTTTGTTGGAATCACATGAAACCCAGAATAAGATTTTGATTGAAGTCAAAAAATTTACTTGTCCTGCTTTTGGGAAATTCAGTAACGAATCTCACTGGATGGCAACTGTTCAGCTCCAGGCTGAGCTTCACAACTGGCGCGCCTGCTTTGTGGAATATGTTGCAGCCCAGAAAGCATATGTTGAAGCTCTTCATGGTTGGCTAACCAAGTTCATAGTCCCTGAAGTTGAATTCTACTCTAGAAGCAAGGGCTCAGCTGTGTCCTGCAGAGTCAATGGTCCACCATTGCTCATGATATGCCATGACTGGTTAGCCTCCATAGAGAAATTGCCAGAGAAGTCAGTGGCCTTTGCATTGAGAAGCTTTACGAAAGATGTGAAGGCTCTTTTGGTTCAGCAAGGTCAAGAACAGCTACAGAAAAGGAAAGTTGATAGCTTAGCTAAAGAACTTGACAGGAGAGTTCTTGCATTCCAGAAGACAGAGGGCAGGTTTCTCGAATCAAAATTTATTGAGCACAAAGAATCAGACGCTGAAAATccgaatgaatatttgaatgagaAGAAAGATCAGCTAGACATGTTGAGAAGAAGGCTGGATGTAGAGAAGGAAAAACACCACAATCTCATGCTGGAAACTCAAAGGATCACATTGAACGGATTTCAGACTGGGTTTTGTACGGTTTTTGAGTCCTTGATAGAATTCTCTAAGGCATCTCAGAACATGTACAATGACCTAGTGACTGATAGTGAAAACTCGGAGAAGGCTGGGAACATGTCATATATAGAGGACACTAGAGTTGAACAAAACAACAGCAAAATGACATATTAG